Proteins encoded within one genomic window of Vulgatibacter sp.:
- a CDS encoding MFS transporter, with protein MIYAAKLLEIVAYGLMTGTVILWLSADLGFTDAGAGDVYAWWSTGISLVTLLVGSLTDTIGIKKSFILGFLICVVTRAVMAGTSEPWIALTFGLFPGAAGIALMVPVMTAAVKAYSSPAQRSMAFSIYYALMNVGFAISGWVFDAVRRSMGEYGTAHMLGMEMSTYRVLFLVAFVATVPGLIITWLLIREKGEAAPQGSVLGTVTETARKTVSTFAGVWKEKTFYRFLGFLALVVGVRLVFYHMHATFPKFAIRELGEGAPIGQLWGVLNPVLIVLLVPLVGALTGRISSYTMVLVGTAICTLAVGFLVIDPSHYQGLADGWLGDLIAHRWLGVAGPVNPWYVSIALFAVLTSVGEAFWSPRLYEYTAAIAPKGQEASYMALSLLPYFVAKFGVGMLSGRLLAAFVPETGARDPSMLWLMVAAMAAVCPVGLLVFQRQLRVKEEGR; from the coding sequence GTGATCTACGCCGCCAAGCTCCTCGAGATCGTCGCCTACGGCCTGATGACCGGCACGGTCATCCTCTGGCTCTCCGCCGATCTCGGCTTCACCGACGCTGGGGCCGGCGACGTCTACGCCTGGTGGTCGACGGGCATCTCCCTGGTGACGCTGCTCGTCGGCTCGCTCACCGACACCATCGGGATCAAGAAGTCCTTCATCCTCGGCTTCCTGATCTGCGTGGTCACCCGGGCGGTGATGGCGGGGACGAGCGAGCCGTGGATCGCGCTCACCTTCGGCCTCTTCCCCGGCGCAGCGGGCATCGCCCTGATGGTCCCGGTGATGACCGCTGCGGTGAAGGCCTACTCGAGCCCTGCACAGCGCTCGATGGCATTCTCGATCTACTACGCGCTGATGAACGTCGGCTTCGCCATCTCGGGCTGGGTCTTCGACGCGGTCCGCAGGTCGATGGGGGAGTACGGCACCGCCCACATGCTCGGCATGGAGATGTCGACCTACCGGGTGCTCTTCCTCGTCGCCTTCGTGGCGACGGTTCCCGGCCTGATCATCACCTGGCTCCTGATCCGCGAGAAGGGCGAGGCCGCCCCGCAGGGCTCGGTCCTCGGCACCGTCACGGAGACCGCGCGCAAGACGGTGAGCACCTTTGCCGGCGTCTGGAAGGAGAAGACGTTCTACCGCTTCCTCGGCTTCCTCGCGCTGGTGGTCGGCGTGCGGCTGGTCTTCTACCACATGCACGCCACCTTCCCGAAGTTCGCCATCCGCGAGCTCGGCGAGGGTGCGCCGATCGGACAGCTCTGGGGCGTGCTCAACCCGGTGCTGATCGTGCTGCTGGTGCCGCTGGTCGGCGCCCTCACCGGCAGGATCTCGTCCTACACCATGGTGCTGGTCGGCACCGCGATCTGCACCCTGGCGGTGGGCTTCCTCGTGATCGATCCTTCGCACTACCAGGGGCTGGCCGACGGCTGGCTAGGCGACCTCATCGCCCACAGATGGCTGGGCGTCGCCGGGCCGGTGAACCCCTGGTACGTCTCGATCGCGCTCTTTGCCGTGCTCACTTCGGTGGGTGAGGCCTTCTGGTCGCCGCGCCTCTACGAATACACCGCCGCGATCGCGCCGAAGGGGCAGGAGGCTTCGTACATGGCCCTCTCGCTCCTGCCCTACTTCGTGGCGAAGTTCGGCGTCGGCATGCTCTCGGGCAGGCTCCTCGCCGCCTTCGTGCCCGAGACCGGCGCGCGCGATCCCTCGATGCTCTGGCTCATGGTCGCGGCAATGGCCGCGGTTTGCCCGGTGGGCCTCCTCGTCTTCCAGCGGCAGCTGCGCGTGAAGGAAGAGGGCCGCTGA
- a CDS encoding metal-sulfur cluster assembly factor gives MTAGWMQLKLLEALHDVLDPETGVNLVDLGLIYAVEFEPADGSVQVHMTLTTPACPAGGVMVEGVERRLSQFPEVRSVAVSVVFEPRWTPELITEEGRAALGW, from the coding sequence ATGACCGCCGGTTGGATGCAGCTGAAGCTGCTCGAAGCCCTGCACGACGTGCTCGATCCGGAGACGGGGGTGAACCTCGTCGACCTCGGGCTGATCTACGCCGTCGAATTCGAGCCCGCCGATGGCTCGGTGCAGGTTCACATGACCCTCACCACGCCGGCCTGCCCTGCAGGCGGGGTGATGGTCGAGGGGGTCGAGCGGCGCCTCAGCCAGTTCCCGGAGGTGCGTTCGGTGGCGGTCTCGGTGGTCTTCGAGCCGCGCTGGACGCCGGAGTTGATCACGGAGGAAGGGCGCGCCGCCCTCGGCTGGTAG
- a CDS encoding tryptophanase, producing the protein MHVPFPPFKAKVVEPIPVTTRAQREALLVEAGYNLFRLPADRVSIDLLTDSGTGAMSAVQWGRAVQGDEAYACSPSWNRFRDTVRSITGMDEVFPVHQGRAAERILFEAIVKAGDVVPSNTAFDTTRANIERRGASVIDLPHPSAADPRSDAPFKGDIDLGRLEQVLAANRGRVPLVVLTVTNNAGGGQPLHPENAKAARAICQRYGVPVYIDAARFAENAALVIERDPQLHDAQPRTVARAIFDCADGALMSCKKDGIAHIGGFLAVRDQALAAQLGENLIATEGFLTYGGLAGRDLEAIAAGLEEALEPAYLAHRLAQSRHLHQRLTAAGVPVIGPPGGHAVFVDAAALAPHLAPAQLPGQAVAVELFRIAGVRACEIGTLMFGGGASAREGGKELVRLALPRRVYESAHLDYVADALGRIAKNAAALPAYEIVEGAGPLRHFVAKLRPAAR; encoded by the coding sequence GTGCACGTTCCCTTTCCTCCCTTCAAGGCCAAGGTCGTAGAGCCGATCCCCGTCACCACCCGCGCGCAGCGCGAGGCGCTGCTCGTCGAGGCGGGCTACAACCTCTTCCGCCTGCCTGCGGATCGGGTCTCGATCGATCTGCTCACCGACTCCGGCACCGGCGCGATGAGCGCGGTGCAGTGGGGACGGGCGGTGCAGGGGGACGAGGCCTACGCCTGCTCGCCGAGCTGGAACCGGTTCCGGGACACGGTCCGCTCGATCACCGGCATGGACGAGGTCTTCCCGGTGCACCAGGGGCGCGCTGCGGAGCGGATCCTCTTCGAGGCGATCGTGAAGGCGGGCGACGTCGTCCCCTCGAACACCGCCTTCGACACCACCCGGGCCAACATCGAGCGACGCGGCGCCTCGGTGATCGATCTGCCCCATCCCTCCGCCGCCGATCCACGCTCGGACGCGCCCTTCAAGGGCGACATCGACCTCGGCCGCCTCGAGCAGGTCCTCGCCGCCAACCGGGGCCGCGTGCCCCTCGTTGTCCTCACCGTCACCAACAACGCTGGTGGCGGGCAGCCGCTGCACCCGGAGAACGCCAAAGCGGCCCGGGCGATCTGCCAGCGCTACGGCGTGCCGGTCTACATCGACGCCGCCCGCTTCGCCGAGAACGCGGCGCTGGTAATCGAGCGGGATCCGCAGCTCCACGACGCGCAGCCCCGCACCGTCGCCCGCGCGATCTTCGACTGCGCGGACGGCGCGCTGATGAGCTGCAAGAAGGACGGCATCGCCCACATCGGCGGCTTCCTCGCGGTCCGCGACCAAGCGCTCGCTGCGCAGCTCGGCGAGAACCTCATCGCCACCGAAGGCTTCCTCACCTACGGCGGCCTCGCCGGCAGGGATCTCGAGGCGATCGCCGCGGGCCTCGAGGAGGCCCTCGAGCCCGCCTACCTCGCCCACCGCCTCGCGCAGTCCCGCCACCTCCACCAGCGGCTCACCGCTGCGGGCGTGCCGGTGATCGGCCCGCCGGGCGGCCACGCGGTCTTCGTCGACGCGGCGGCCCTCGCCCCGCACCTCGCCCCTGCGCAGCTCCCGGGGCAGGCGGTGGCGGTGGAGCTCTTCCGCATCGCCGGCGTGCGTGCCTGCGAGATCGGCACGCTGATGTTCGGCGGTGGGGCGAGTGCGCGCGAGGGCGGCAAGGAGCTGGTGCGCCTCGCGCTGCCCCGCCGCGTCTACGAGAGCGCCCACCTCGACTACGTGGCAGACGCCCTCGGTCGGATCGCGAAGAACGCGGCAGCCCTGCCGGCCTACGAGATCGTCGAGGGCGCCGGGCCCCTGCGCCACTTCGTGGCGAAGCTGCGCCCGGCCGCGCGTTAG
- a CDS encoding MXAN_6577-like cysteine-rich protein — MLLRVTLLALAILLTSTACSESADPAPCEAGRIRCGDACVDPGSDPSHCGACGTACEEGEVCSLGSCEASCAAPRTDCSGACVDTAADDAHCGGCGQACDEGTVCADGVCVCPAGEVRCGGACTDRLTDDANCGACGIACEEGQRCVEGACACEGGLEACASGCADLATDDANCGGCGVACGDDRSCTDGNCVCDAGLVECDGACIDPDTDAAHCGGCGNGCEVGANATAASCAAGVCALQCAEGWADCDGDVANGCEVALASDVGHCGACGAACGEGAFCEEGSCCQQGATVCGGACVDTASDPAHCGGCGLGCNGWPGSTGGSCLEGACVLACNQGGGDCNLDVVDGCETDLDADAAHCGACGNECGARCGGGSCLSVAFPAKTFHHNCVLHGDGRISCWGWNVYGQLGDGGVANANLPVIVALGGVIELATGEMHSCAILGDGGVACWGKNDAGQIGTGATGTFEGAPRIVQDEGGPLAGATQLALTESSTCALLASGRVKCWGSGLHGRLGNGGTAGALVPGYVLDGTVPLENVVEIAAGLQHVCARLGTGTVSCWGRNNNGQLGLGDSGTGTERLVATALPGLAAVDQVVAAGYRSCARSGGSAYCWGQNLHGQIGDGTQVERHAPTQVVGLTTAAELHIAPNHGCATLTDSTAACWGFNNMGQLGDGTLELRTTPVPVQDVNGATWTDLQQIVAGGAHTCAVETTQAVHCWGYNAMGQLGDGSTATSGQPLPVHF; from the coding sequence ATGTTGCTTCGCGTCACGCTTCTCGCCCTCGCCATCCTCCTCACCTCCACCGCCTGCTCCGAGTCGGCCGATCCTGCTCCCTGTGAAGCGGGCCGGATCCGCTGCGGCGACGCCTGCGTCGATCCCGGGAGCGACCCGAGCCACTGCGGCGCCTGTGGGACTGCGTGCGAGGAAGGGGAGGTTTGTTCGCTGGGAAGCTGCGAGGCGAGCTGCGCAGCGCCGCGCACCGACTGCAGCGGCGCCTGCGTCGACACCGCCGCCGACGACGCGCATTGCGGTGGATGCGGGCAGGCCTGTGACGAGGGCACGGTCTGCGCGGATGGCGTCTGCGTCTGCCCGGCGGGCGAGGTGCGCTGCGGCGGGGCCTGCACCGATCGCCTCACCGACGACGCGAATTGCGGCGCGTGTGGCATCGCCTGCGAGGAGGGCCAGCGCTGTGTCGAGGGGGCCTGCGCCTGCGAGGGCGGCCTCGAGGCCTGCGCCTCGGGCTGCGCCGACCTCGCTACGGACGACGCGAACTGCGGCGGCTGCGGCGTGGCCTGCGGCGACGACCGCAGCTGTACCGACGGCAATTGCGTCTGCGACGCCGGCCTCGTCGAATGCGACGGTGCCTGCATCGATCCCGACACCGACGCGGCCCATTGCGGCGGCTGCGGCAATGGTTGTGAGGTCGGCGCCAACGCCACCGCCGCCTCCTGCGCGGCGGGCGTCTGCGCCCTGCAGTGCGCCGAGGGCTGGGCCGATTGCGACGGCGACGTGGCCAACGGCTGCGAGGTGGCGCTCGCGAGCGATGTCGGCCATTGCGGCGCGTGCGGCGCCGCCTGTGGCGAGGGTGCCTTCTGCGAGGAGGGGAGCTGCTGCCAGCAGGGCGCCACGGTCTGCGGCGGCGCCTGCGTCGACACCGCCAGCGATCCGGCCCATTGCGGCGGCTGCGGCCTCGGCTGCAACGGCTGGCCGGGCAGCACCGGAGGCTCCTGTCTCGAGGGCGCCTGCGTCCTCGCCTGCAACCAGGGCGGCGGCGACTGCAACCTCGACGTCGTCGACGGCTGCGAGACCGATCTCGACGCCGATGCGGCCCATTGCGGCGCCTGCGGCAACGAATGCGGCGCGCGCTGCGGCGGGGGGAGCTGCCTCTCCGTCGCCTTCCCGGCGAAGACCTTCCACCACAACTGCGTGCTCCACGGCGACGGCCGGATCTCCTGCTGGGGCTGGAACGTCTACGGGCAGCTCGGCGACGGCGGCGTCGCCAACGCCAACCTGCCGGTGATCGTCGCCCTCGGCGGCGTGATCGAGCTGGCCACCGGCGAGATGCACAGCTGCGCCATCCTCGGTGACGGCGGCGTCGCCTGCTGGGGCAAGAACGACGCGGGGCAGATCGGCACCGGCGCCACCGGCACCTTCGAGGGCGCGCCGCGGATCGTCCAGGACGAGGGCGGCCCCCTCGCCGGCGCGACGCAGCTCGCCCTCACCGAGTCCTCCACCTGCGCGCTCCTTGCTTCCGGCCGGGTGAAGTGCTGGGGCAGCGGCCTGCACGGCAGGCTCGGGAACGGCGGCACCGCAGGCGCCCTCGTCCCCGGCTACGTGCTCGACGGCACCGTGCCGCTGGAGAACGTGGTCGAGATCGCAGCGGGGCTGCAGCACGTCTGCGCCCGCCTCGGCACCGGCACCGTCTCCTGCTGGGGCCGCAACAACAACGGGCAGCTCGGCCTGGGCGACAGCGGCACGGGGACGGAGCGCCTGGTGGCCACCGCCCTCCCCGGCCTGGCCGCCGTCGACCAGGTGGTCGCGGCCGGCTACCGCAGCTGCGCCCGCAGCGGTGGCAGCGCCTACTGCTGGGGCCAGAACCTCCACGGCCAGATCGGCGACGGCACGCAGGTCGAGCGCCACGCGCCGACGCAGGTGGTGGGCCTCACCACCGCCGCGGAGCTCCACATCGCTCCCAACCACGGCTGCGCCACGCTCACGGACTCCACCGCAGCCTGCTGGGGCTTCAACAACATGGGGCAGCTCGGCGACGGCACGCTCGAGCTGCGCACCACGCCGGTGCCGGTGCAGGACGTGAACGGCGCCACCTGGACCGACCTCCAGCAGATCGTCGCCGGCGGCGCCCACACCTGCGCCGTGGAGACCACGCAGGCGGTCCACTGCTGGGGCTACAACGCCATGGGCCAGCTCGGCGACGGCTCCACCGCCACCAGCGGCCAGCCGCTCCCGGTACATTTCTGA
- a CDS encoding NAD(P)H-dependent flavin oxidoreductase has translation MHLPPSAQPSHPAVRTSPAPAVDLPPAPKLTTEAIAALRAAGKVLLVQGAMGLHASDGLAGKVAAAPSGRFVPVGTISAVGKTVEGLVGEIRRARSEAPHGYVGVNLMAALNRDDFETLAKAALAEGISFLVQGAGISREVIRWCRDAQTPFVGIVSSGRLAATYERWGASFLVAEGSEAGGHIGDIDHPLAALVAEVRAATSLPVIAAGGIVGSEIGPLLRIGADGVQLATRFLACTDGDAHPNFKRMHLGKTEEDVVVITSTVKGMKARAIRNPFTEALAEGKAFPPKTKAWFYGREGYRGRRKSCIDCLARDLCICRESDFKESFCITDALLRAAVLGDVEEGLFYSGSSVTRIPERALEECTDAHGLVARLEAELGAWESVQ, from the coding sequence ATGCACCTTCCGCCGTCCGCCCAGCCCAGCCATCCCGCCGTCCGCACCTCGCCGGCACCTGCGGTCGACCTGCCGCCGGCGCCGAAGCTCACCACCGAGGCGATCGCCGCCTTGCGCGCTGCGGGCAAGGTGCTGCTGGTGCAGGGCGCGATGGGGCTCCACGCCTCCGACGGCCTCGCCGGCAAGGTGGCCGCCGCGCCGAGCGGTCGCTTCGTCCCGGTCGGGACCATCTCCGCCGTGGGCAAGACGGTGGAGGGGCTCGTCGGCGAGATCCGCCGCGCCCGCAGCGAGGCGCCGCACGGCTACGTCGGGGTCAATCTGATGGCAGCCCTCAACCGCGACGATTTCGAGACCCTCGCCAAAGCGGCCCTCGCCGAGGGGATCAGCTTCCTCGTGCAGGGCGCCGGCATCTCGCGCGAGGTGATCCGCTGGTGCCGCGACGCGCAGACGCCCTTCGTCGGCATCGTCTCCTCGGGGCGCCTCGCCGCCACCTACGAGCGCTGGGGCGCGTCCTTCCTCGTCGCCGAGGGGAGCGAGGCCGGCGGCCACATCGGCGACATCGATCATCCCCTCGCCGCGCTGGTGGCGGAGGTCCGGGCCGCCACCTCCCTGCCGGTGATCGCCGCAGGCGGCATCGTGGGCAGCGAGATCGGGCCGCTCCTGCGCATCGGGGCGGACGGCGTGCAGCTGGCGACGCGTTTCCTCGCCTGCACCGACGGCGACGCCCACCCGAACTTCAAGCGCATGCACCTCGGCAAGACCGAGGAGGACGTGGTGGTGATCACCAGCACGGTGAAGGGGATGAAGGCGCGGGCGATCCGCAATCCCTTCACCGAGGCGCTGGCGGAAGGAAAGGCCTTTCCGCCGAAGACGAAGGCCTGGTTCTACGGGCGCGAGGGCTACCGGGGCAGGCGGAAGAGCTGCATCGATTGCCTCGCCCGCGACCTCTGCATCTGCAGGGAGAGCGATTTCAAGGAGAGCTTCTGCATTACCGACGCGCTCCTGCGCGCAGCCGTTCTCGGTGACGTGGAGGAGGGTCTCTTCTACTCCGGCAGCAGCGTCACCCGGATCCCGGAGCGGGCGCTGGAGGAATGCACCGACGCCCATGGTCTCGTGGCGCGGCTCGAGGCGGAACTCGGCGCCTGGGAGTCGGTGCAGTAG
- a CDS encoding DUF4215 domain-containing protein codes for MRRVKFLGLAVLLLAACGEQGEQLAPGGSGGSGGAGGSGGGALCGNGVVEAGESCDDGNDVDGDACTSGCEVARCGDGFVHEGAEACDDGNDVDTDGCTSTCALPACGDGHVQGDEACDHGVANSDTAADACRSDCTAARCGDGVRDTGEACDDANEDEDDECTSLCQPPRCGDGFLQGDEACDDGEANSDQAPDACRTDCATPACGDGVADSGEACDDGNDDETDGCTTLCAAPRCGDGILHEGEACDDGAGNSNSRADACRLNCTAPSCGDGVADSGEACDDGNDDDSDLCLRSCTLARCGDGILRSTEECDDGNNLDGDTCDSACLLTFCGNGSVDTPLQGTVTVVTPVVTNPNGATGHVCHDGASCSGPCNLYVDRDPQAPEHGICQALGHRRAVSVVWGSGVGADDEVMPQAANWSCDGYACEASDDADTTDDCDAGEMLDTIVCERMPFVEACDDANTDPYDACTPGCTATYCGDGVVHNGVETCDDGNTVGGDGCSATCMREGRSLPAPGQRLTLTGSLDANDAVWERPYEDCSRSWITGMHYELHEFTNDTAAELLLIFTAEWAPGTDGYLHIVDPPFNPVPPIYNCLAGDDDYGASGSQIFAYTVPAGSSITVVASDGAPGGQIGAYTLRIFAIGALEMDGNEAAAEAMPIALDEIVTGMILNGDKDYFAFQATAGATYSIETWSGAPESCAVGNGSSADTRIRLYDTDGVTELATDDNGGLASACSLLTWTAPSTGTYYFRTQYTDDSDVWESIIPYFVEVRSP; via the coding sequence GTGCGCAGAGTGAAATTCCTGGGATTGGCGGTGCTGCTCCTTGCCGCATGCGGCGAACAGGGCGAGCAGCTCGCGCCAGGGGGGAGCGGCGGCAGCGGCGGCGCCGGAGGCAGCGGCGGCGGCGCCCTCTGTGGCAACGGCGTCGTCGAAGCGGGCGAGAGCTGCGACGACGGCAACGACGTCGACGGCGACGCCTGCACCTCGGGCTGCGAGGTCGCCCGCTGCGGCGACGGCTTCGTCCACGAGGGCGCGGAGGCCTGCGACGACGGCAACGACGTCGATACCGACGGCTGCACCAGCACCTGCGCCCTGCCGGCCTGCGGCGACGGCCACGTGCAGGGCGACGAGGCCTGCGACCACGGCGTCGCCAACAGCGACACCGCAGCGGACGCCTGCCGGAGCGACTGCACGGCGGCGCGCTGCGGCGACGGCGTCCGCGACACGGGTGAGGCCTGCGACGACGCGAACGAAGACGAGGACGACGAATGCACCAGCCTCTGCCAGCCGCCGCGCTGCGGTGACGGTTTCCTCCAGGGAGACGAGGCCTGCGATGACGGCGAGGCGAACAGCGACCAGGCGCCCGATGCCTGCAGGACCGATTGCGCCACCCCCGCCTGCGGCGACGGCGTCGCCGACAGCGGCGAGGCGTGCGACGACGGCAACGACGACGAGACCGACGGCTGCACCACCCTCTGCGCCGCCCCGCGCTGCGGCGACGGCATCCTCCACGAGGGCGAGGCCTGCGACGACGGCGCCGGCAACAGCAACAGCCGCGCGGACGCCTGCAGGCTGAACTGCACCGCGCCGTCCTGCGGCGACGGCGTCGCCGACAGCGGCGAGGCCTGCGACGACGGCAACGACGACGACTCCGATCTCTGCCTGCGGAGCTGCACGCTGGCCCGCTGCGGCGACGGCATCCTCCGCTCCACCGAGGAATGCGACGACGGCAACAACCTCGACGGCGACACCTGCGACAGCGCCTGCCTGCTCACCTTCTGCGGCAACGGCAGCGTCGACACGCCGCTGCAGGGCACGGTGACGGTGGTGACGCCCGTGGTCACCAACCCGAACGGTGCCACCGGCCACGTCTGCCACGACGGCGCCTCCTGCTCCGGTCCCTGCAACCTCTACGTCGATCGGGATCCGCAGGCGCCCGAGCACGGCATCTGCCAGGCCCTCGGCCACCGGCGCGCCGTCTCGGTGGTCTGGGGCAGCGGCGTCGGCGCCGACGACGAGGTGATGCCGCAGGCCGCCAACTGGTCCTGCGACGGGTACGCGTGCGAGGCGAGCGACGACGCGGACACCACCGACGATTGCGACGCCGGCGAGATGCTCGACACGATCGTCTGCGAGCGGATGCCCTTCGTCGAGGCCTGCGACGACGCCAACACCGATCCCTACGACGCCTGCACTCCCGGCTGCACCGCCACCTATTGCGGCGACGGCGTGGTGCACAACGGCGTGGAGACCTGCGACGACGGCAACACGGTGGGCGGCGACGGCTGCAGCGCCACCTGCATGCGTGAGGGTCGATCCCTGCCCGCCCCCGGGCAGCGGCTCACGCTCACCGGCTCCCTCGATGCGAACGACGCGGTCTGGGAGCGCCCCTACGAGGATTGCAGCCGGAGCTGGATCACCGGCATGCACTACGAGCTGCACGAGTTCACCAACGACACCGCCGCCGAGCTCCTCCTCATCTTCACCGCCGAGTGGGCTCCGGGGACGGATGGCTACCTGCACATCGTCGATCCGCCCTTCAATCCCGTGCCGCCGATCTACAACTGCCTTGCGGGCGACGACGACTACGGGGCGAGCGGCAGCCAGATCTTCGCCTACACGGTGCCGGCGGGCAGCTCGATCACGGTGGTCGCCAGCGACGGCGCCCCCGGTGGACAGATCGGCGCCTACACCTTGCGGATCTTCGCCATCGGCGCGCTGGAGATGGACGGAAACGAGGCGGCTGCGGAAGCGATGCCCATCGCCCTCGACGAGATCGTCACCGGCATGATCCTCAACGGCGACAAGGACTACTTCGCCTTCCAGGCCACCGCCGGCGCCACCTACTCGATCGAGACCTGGTCCGGCGCGCCGGAGAGCTGCGCCGTCGGCAACGGCAGCTCGGCGGACACCCGGATCCGGCTCTACGACACCGACGGCGTGACGGAGCTGGCCACCGACGACAATGGCGGCCTCGCGAGCGCTTGCTCGCTGCTCACCTGGACGGCGCCGAGCACGGGCACCTACTACTTCCGGACCCAGTACACCGACGACAGCGACGTGTGGGAATCGATCATCCCCTACTTCGTCGAGGTCCGCTCGCCCTGA
- a CDS encoding DUF2249 domain-containing protein, translating into MASLPDVVRAAGMTGARDLDVRPILAKGGDPFRLILSTVSNLAGSEALHLLVGFEPRPLYAVLRAQGLAAHTEAEGDLFHVWFYRDGAAAPAATQEDRGPLQEPFTMDVRGMEPPAPMVAILEKLAELGAGARLEVLHHREPVLLYDKLKLRGYAARTEKVAEGEYIVRIAPAWVFEA; encoded by the coding sequence ATGGCCTCGCTCCCCGACGTCGTCCGTGCGGCTGGAATGACCGGCGCCCGCGATCTGGACGTCCGCCCGATCCTCGCGAAGGGCGGCGATCCCTTCCGCCTCATCCTCTCCACCGTGTCGAACCTCGCAGGGAGCGAGGCCCTCCACCTGCTGGTGGGCTTCGAGCCCAGGCCCCTCTACGCCGTGCTCCGCGCACAGGGCCTCGCCGCCCACACCGAGGCCGAGGGGGATCTCTTCCACGTCTGGTTCTACCGGGACGGCGCCGCAGCGCCTGCGGCCACGCAGGAGGATCGCGGGCCGCTGCAGGAGCCTTTCACCATGGACGTCCGCGGCATGGAGCCGCCGGCGCCGATGGTCGCCATCCTGGAGAAGCTCGCGGAGCTCGGCGCCGGCGCCCGGCTCGAGGTGCTCCACCACCGCGAGCCGGTCCTCCTCTACGACAAGTTGAAGTTGCGGGGCTACGCGGCGCGGACCGAGAAGGTCGCCGAGGGTGAGTACATCGTCCGCATCGCCCCTGCCTGGGTCTTCGAGGCATGA
- a CDS encoding DUF2249 domain-containing protein yields MTNTTQKPDAGERLDVRPIPPRHKHSTIFETFNALAGGQSFTLVNDHDPKPLYYQFNMEMQGRFEWEYLEEGPEVWRVRIGKPQA; encoded by the coding sequence ATGACCAACACCACCCAGAAGCCCGATGCCGGCGAGCGTCTCGACGTTCGCCCGATCCCGCCCCGCCACAAGCACTCGACCATCTTCGAGACCTTCAACGCGCTGGCTGGCGGCCAGTCGTTCACCCTGGTGAACGACCACGATCCGAAGCCGCTCTACTACCAGTTCAACATGGAGATGCAGGGCCGGTTCGAGTGGGAGTACCTCGAGGAAGGCCCCGAGGTCTGGCGCGTCCGCATCGGCAAGCCGCAGGCCTGA
- a CDS encoding NnrS family protein yields the protein MFDRPLWHAGFRPFFLLAFASGALLPVIWALVFAGAIALPATGVPALAWHAHEMFYGFGWAVLGGFLLTATKNWVKIRGIHGAALALAAALWLLERAAVFLPPDPLRLVLLNLFPVYVVGYVVTTLVRYRRHDTFFPDNLFFIVALPLFLVAKNLLISPAGWTVGVAMTVGLFRLPFAVMFERTMTQFMRNAMGVDLPRTPWLDRAIKVLLLVAIFEALLPTTIAGIVLALAALLLFARLLTWKPLVGLRRFEIAIMYVGYFGLVLHLVLAALRTTGLFTGVGTLSLHTFTLLTMGVVIPGMLIRISQGHTGRKLLFTRSDRFAIGAMGVAAFFRLVATQLWPARYTDWVSLAALGWSACFVLVGIRLAPFLWKARVDGKLH from the coding sequence ATGTTCGATCGACCGCTCTGGCACGCAGGATTCCGCCCCTTCTTCCTCCTCGCCTTCGCCAGCGGCGCGCTGCTTCCCGTGATCTGGGCCCTCGTCTTCGCCGGCGCGATCGCCCTTCCGGCGACCGGCGTGCCGGCGCTCGCCTGGCATGCACACGAGATGTTCTACGGATTCGGCTGGGCGGTGCTGGGTGGCTTCCTCCTCACCGCGACCAAGAATTGGGTGAAGATCCGGGGGATCCACGGCGCCGCCCTCGCCCTCGCCGCTGCGCTCTGGCTGCTGGAGCGGGCCGCCGTCTTCCTCCCCCCGGATCCACTCCGCCTCGTGCTGCTCAACCTCTTCCCGGTCTACGTCGTCGGCTACGTGGTCACCACGCTGGTGCGCTACCGCAGGCACGACACCTTCTTCCCCGACAACCTCTTCTTCATCGTCGCCCTGCCGCTCTTCCTGGTGGCCAAGAACCTGCTGATCTCGCCTGCAGGCTGGACGGTGGGCGTGGCGATGACGGTGGGGCTCTTCCGCCTGCCCTTCGCGGTGATGTTCGAGCGGACGATGACCCAGTTCATGCGCAACGCGATGGGCGTCGACCTGCCCCGCACCCCGTGGCTCGACCGCGCGATCAAGGTGCTGCTGCTGGTGGCGATCTTCGAGGCGCTGCTCCCGACGACGATCGCCGGGATCGTCCTCGCCCTCGCGGCGCTGCTCCTCTTCGCCAGGCTCCTCACCTGGAAGCCGCTGGTGGGCCTGCGCCGCTTCGAGATCGCGATCATGTACGTGGGCTATTTCGGCCTGGTGCTCCACCTGGTGCTGGCGGCGCTGCGCACCACGGGGCTCTTCACCGGCGTGGGCACGCTCTCGCTCCACACCTTCACGCTGCTCACCATGGGCGTCGTGATCCCCGGCATGCTGATCCGGATCAGCCAGGGACACACCGGCCGCAAGCTGCTCTTCACCCGCTCCGACCGCTTCGCGATCGGAGCGATGGGCGTGGCCGCCTTCTTCCGCCTCGTGGCCACGCAGCTCTGGCCCGCCCGCTACACCGACTGGGTGAGCCTGGCGGCGCTCGGGTGGAGCGCCTGCTTCGTGCTCGTCGGCATCCGCCTCGCGCCCTTCCTCTGGAAGGCGCGCGTCGACGGCAAGCTGCACTGA